A window from Lachnoanaerobaculum umeaense encodes these proteins:
- a CDS encoding KOW domain-containing RNA-binding protein, whose translation MINTGDIVISIMGHDRGEYYLVIECDNNYIYVADGRLKTLDKPKKKNIKHIRRLGKSDEFIDIKNSGDNFNDVKLKYLLKKWRNKCLNQTL comes from the coding sequence ATGATAAATACAGGTGATATTGTAATATCAATAATGGGTCATGATAGAGGAGAGTATTATTTAGTAATAGAATGTGACAATAATTATATATATGTTGCAGATGGCAGACTAAAGACTCTTGATAAGCCAAAGAAAAAGAATATAAAGCATATTAGAAGACTTGGAAAAAGTGATGAATTTATTGATATAAAAAACAGTGGTGATAACTTTAACGATGTTAAGTTAAAATATCTCTTGAAAAAGTGGAGGAATAAATGTCTAAATCAGACGTTATAG
- the infA gene encoding translation initiation factor IF-1, which produces MSKSDVIEIEGTVVEKLPNAMFQVELENGHQVLAHISGKLRMNYIRILPGDKVTIELSPYDLTKGRIIWRDK; this is translated from the coding sequence ATGTCTAAATCAGACGTTATAGAGATTGAAGGAACAGTTGTTGAGAAGTTACCTAATGCTATGTTTCAGGTAGAACTTGAGAATGGGCATCAGGTATTGGCACATATCAGTGGCAAACTTAGAATGAATTATATAAGAATTTTGCCGGGTGATAAAGTTACTATCGAATTATCTCCATATGATTTGACTAAAGGACGAATCATTTGGCGTGATAAATAA
- the rpsD gene encoding 30S ribosomal protein S4, whose product MAINRVPVLKRCRSLGLEPGFLGIDKKSNRDTKRANRKLSEYGLQLREKQKAKFIYGVLEKPFRNYYAKAERMKGQVGENLMILLERRLDNVVFRMGFGRTRKETRQIVDHKHVLVNGKCVNIPSYLVKAGDVIEIKEKAKSSARYKEVVESTAGRIVPAWIDADLENLKGTVKSLPTREEIDVPVDELLIVELYSK is encoded by the coding sequence GTGGCAATTAATAGAGTTCCCGTTCTTAAAAGATGCAGATCTCTTGGCCTTGAGCCGGGTTTTCTGGGAATAGATAAAAAGTCTAATAGAGATACAAAAAGAGCTAATCGTAAGCTTAGTGAGTACGGTTTGCAGCTTAGAGAAAAGCAAAAAGCAAAGTTCATCTATGGTGTATTGGAGAAACCGTTTAGAAACTATTATGCTAAGGCTGAGAGAATGAAGGGTCAGGTTGGTGAGAACCTTATGATTCTCTTAGAGAGAAGACTTGATAATGTTGTTTTCCGTATGGGATTCGGTAGAACAAGAAAAGAAACAAGACAGATCGTTGATCATAAGCATGTTTTGGTAAATGGTAAATGTGTAAATATTCCATCTTATCTTGTAAAAGCAGGAGATGTTATAGAGATTAAAGAGAAGGCAAAATCATCTGCAAGATATAAGGAAGTTGTAGAGTCAACAGCCGGAAGAATTGTACCGGCTTGGATTGATGCAGATCTTGAAAATTTAAAAGGTACTGTAAAGAGCCTCCCTACAAGAGAAGAAATTGATGTTCCTGTAGACGAACTTCTTATCGTTGAGTTGTACTCTAAGTAA
- the rpmJ gene encoding 50S ribosomal protein L36, whose product MKVRSSVKPICEKCKIIKRKGSIRVICENPKHKQRQG is encoded by the coding sequence ATGAAGGTCAGATCTTCAGTGAAACCGATTTGCGAAAAATGCAAAATAATTAAGAGAAAAGGTTCCATAAGAGTAATTTGTGAGAACCCAAAGCACAAGCAGAGACAAGGTTGA
- a CDS encoding bL17 family ribosomal protein — MAKYRKLSKTSSQRKALLRNQVTALLQHGKIVTTEARAKEIRKIVEPLIALAVKEKDNFDLVKVNAKVARKDADGKRVKEVVDGKKVTVYDEVEKEIKKDRPSRLHARSKINAVVYVPTELPSKVAGKKKNTKSVDLAKKLFDEYGPKYADRKGGYTRIVKIGLRKGDAAMEVLLELV; from the coding sequence ATGGCAAAGTATAGAAAACTTTCAAAGACATCCAGTCAGAGAAAAGCATTATTAAGAAACCAGGTTACAGCACTTTTACAGCATGGAAAGATTGTAACTACAGAAGCTAGAGCAAAAGAGATCAGAAAGATCGTTGAGCCACTTATAGCATTAGCTGTTAAGGAGAAGGATAACTTCGACCTTGTGAAGGTAAATGCAAAGGTTGCAAGAAAAGATGCTGATGGTAAGAGAGTAAAAGAAGTTGTAGATGGTAAGAAAGTTACTGTTTATGATGAGGTAGAGAAGGAAATTAAGAAAGATAGACCTTCAAGACTTCATGCGAGAAGCAAGATTAATGCTGTAGTATATGTTCCAACAGAGTTACCTTCAAAGGTAGCCGGAAAGAAGAAAAATACAAAGTCTGTTGACTTGGCAAAGAAGCTCTTTGATGAGTATGGTCCAAAGTATGCTGATCGTAAGGGTGGATACACAAGAATAGTTAAGATCGGTCTTCGTAAGGGCGATGCAGCTATGGAAGTTTTACTTGAGTTAGTATAA
- a CDS encoding DNA-directed RNA polymerase subunit alpha: MFDFEKPNIEIAEISEDKKFGRFICEPLERGYGTTLGNSLRRIMLSSLPGSAVSQVKIDGVLHEFSSIPGVKEDVTEIIMNVKSLAIKNTSNDDEPKVAYIDFDGEGVITAEDIQCDPSIEIINKDQVIATVSEGKFYMELTITNGRGYVSSDKNKGEDTPIGVIAIDSIYTPVERVNLLVENTRVGQMTDFDKLTLDVTTNGTLAPDEAVSLAAKVLSEHLNLFIDLSDNAKTVDVMVEKAEDDKEKVLEMNIDELELSVRSYNCLKRAGINTVEELCSRTSDDMMKVRNLGRKSLEEVLQKLEDLGLHLRESEEA; this comes from the coding sequence GTGTTTGATTTTGAAAAACCCAATATTGAGATTGCAGAGATTTCCGAGGACAAGAAGTTCGGCAGATTCATATGTGAACCACTGGAGAGAGGTTATGGAACAACTTTAGGTAATTCCCTAAGAAGAATCATGCTCTCATCCCTCCCAGGATCAGCTGTCAGTCAAGTTAAGATTGATGGTGTGTTGCATGAATTTTCTTCCATACCTGGAGTAAAAGAAGATGTAACAGAGATCATAATGAATGTAAAAAGCTTGGCAATCAAAAACACATCAAATGATGATGAGCCGAAGGTTGCTTATATAGATTTTGACGGTGAGGGAGTTATCACTGCAGAAGATATTCAATGTGATCCAAGTATTGAAATTATTAATAAGGACCAGGTTATTGCGACTGTTTCAGAAGGCAAGTTCTATATGGAATTGACAATAACAAATGGCAGAGGTTATGTAAGTTCAGATAAAAACAAGGGAGAGGATACTCCTATAGGTGTTATAGCAATTGATTCTATCTATACTCCTGTAGAGAGAGTAAATCTTCTTGTAGAGAACACACGTGTAGGTCAGATGACAGACTTTGATAAGTTAACACTTGATGTTACTACAAATGGTACATTGGCACCTGACGAGGCGGTGAGTTTAGCTGCTAAAGTTTTGAGCGAGCATCTCAATTTATTTATAGACTTATCTGATAATGCCAAAACTGTTGATGTAATGGTAGAAAAAGCAGAGGATGACAAGGAAAAAGTTCTGGAGATGAATATAGATGAACTTGAGTTGTCAGTAAGATCTTATAATTGCTTGAAGAGAGCAGGAATCAATACAGTTGAAGAATTGTGTTCACGTACCTCAGATGATATGATGAAAGTCAGAAATCTGGGTAGAAAATCATTAGAGGAAGTCCTTCAAAAGCTTGAGGATTTAGGGCTTCACCTTCGTGAAAGCGAAGAAGCATAA
- the rpsM gene encoding 30S ribosomal protein S13 — protein MARIAGVDLPREKRVEIGLTYIYGIGLTSSKRILKAAGVNPDTRVKDLTDDEVKELAQVISDTQMVEGDLRREIAMNIKRLQEIGCYRGIRHRKNLPVRGQKTKTNARTRKGPRKTVANKKK, from the coding sequence ATGGCTCGTATAGCAGGCGTTGATTTACCAAGAGAAAAGCGTGTTGAGATTGGTTTGACATATATCTATGGTATAGGTCTTACAAGTTCAAAGCGTATCTTGAAAGCAGCTGGTGTAAATCCTGATACAAGAGTAAAGGATCTTACAGATGATGAAGTAAAAGAGTTGGCACAGGTTATTTCTGATACTCAGATGGTAGAGGGTGATCTTAGAAGAGAGATTGCTATGAACATCAAGAGATTACAGGAAATAGGATGTTATCGTGGTATTCGTCATAGAAAGAATCTTCCGGTTCGCGGACAGAAAACTAAGACAAATGCAAGAACACGTAAGGGTCCAAGAAAGACAGTAGCAAACAAGAAAAAATAA
- the rpsK gene encoding 30S ribosomal protein S11, with product MAKNASTKKVTKKRVKKNVERGQAHIQSSFNNTIVTLTDTQGNAISWASAGGLGFRGSKKSTPYAASMAAETAAKAALVHGLKYVDVMVKGPGSGREAAIRALAACGIEVTSIKDVTPVPHNGCRPPKRRRV from the coding sequence ATGGCAAAGAATGCGTCCACCAAGAAGGTGACAAAAAAGCGCGTAAAGAAAAACGTTGAACGCGGACAGGCACATATTCAGTCATCATTTAACAATACAATTGTTACATTAACTGATACCCAAGGTAATGCAATATCATGGGCAAGCGCCGGTGGTCTAGGATTTAGAGGTTCAAAGAAATCTACTCCATATGCGGCATCTATGGCTGCAGAAACTGCTGCAAAGGCAGCTTTAGTACATGGACTTAAGTATGTAGATGTTATGGTAAAAGGACCTGGTTCAGGAAGAGAAGCAGCTATTCGTGCGTTGGCTGCATGTGGAATAGAAGTAACAAGTATTAAGGATGTAACTCCGGTACCACACAATGGATGTCGTCCACCAAAACGCAGAAGAGTCTAA
- a CDS encoding MATE family efflux transporter: MIEKKLRGYILPNILATTGTSCYVLADTIFISMAEGANGITGLNLALPIFAITFAIGAMIGIGSATKYALLKSLGDKKEADKYFSNSFIWSLLFSLPFLILGIFVPDLVLRVFGADEVIEAVTHTYTRIILCLSPFFMLNFTFTSFVRNDNSPRIAMAATLISGIFNIIFDYVLMFPLGMGMAGAALATGLSPIVSMCICMTHYLSKKNSIRFDPILPSLKRLLLACSLGVVAFVGEISNGVITMIFNYILLALVGNIAVAAYGVIANSALVGVAMLNGVSQGLQPVASETYGKAEKKDLKKIFLYSLTVGMIIAGALVVVVMAFAPNIIAAFNSEHSDILAEYATIGIRIYFIGFLPAAFNIIIAGFYSATGRGKESSLIAISRGIVAIIVFALVLSGIFGIIGVWSSFFAAEMFTAILCLILMRKTF, from the coding sequence ATGATTGAGAAAAAACTTAGAGGATATATTCTGCCAAATATCTTGGCAACTACCGGTACATCATGCTATGTACTTGCAGACACAATTTTTATATCAATGGCGGAGGGTGCAAATGGCATCACAGGTTTGAACTTAGCACTGCCGATATTTGCAATAACTTTTGCAATAGGAGCTATGATTGGTATAGGTTCTGCAACAAAATATGCATTGCTGAAATCACTTGGAGATAAAAAGGAAGCAGATAAATATTTTTCAAATTCATTTATTTGGAGTTTATTGTTTAGCTTACCTTTTTTAATTCTTGGTATTTTTGTTCCTGATTTAGTTTTAAGAGTTTTTGGAGCTGACGAAGTTATTGAGGCTGTTACGCATACATATACACGTATTATTCTTTGTTTATCACCATTTTTTATGCTGAATTTTACATTTACATCCTTTGTAAGAAATGATAATTCACCAAGGATAGCTATGGCGGCAACCCTCATTAGCGGTATTTTTAATATTATATTTGATTATGTACTTATGTTTCCGTTGGGTATGGGAATGGCAGGCGCAGCACTTGCAACAGGCCTTTCACCTATTGTAAGTATGTGTATTTGTATGACTCATTATTTATCAAAAAAGAACAGCATACGCTTTGACCCTATATTGCCTTCTCTTAAACGTCTACTCTTAGCCTGTAGTCTGGGAGTTGTAGCATTTGTAGGTGAGATATCAAATGGTGTGATTACTATGATTTTCAACTATATATTATTGGCACTTGTAGGTAATATAGCAGTTGCGGCATATGGAGTTATAGCAAACTCAGCATTGGTAGGTGTAGCAATGCTAAATGGTGTTTCACAAGGATTACAGCCGGTGGCAAGTGAAACTTATGGTAAAGCTGAGAAAAAAGATTTAAAGAAAATATTTTTGTATTCACTCACAGTGGGTATGATCATAGCAGGAGCTTTAGTGGTAGTGGTAATGGCTTTTGCACCAAATATTATAGCTGCTTTTAACAGTGAACATTCTGATATATTGGCAGAGTATGCTACTATAGGTATTAGAATTTATTTTATAGGATTCTTACCTGCTGCATTTAATATTATTATAGCAGGTTTTTATAGTGCTACAGGTAGAGGAAAGGAATCCTCACTGATAGCCATATCAAGGGGTATAGTTGCAATAATTGTGTTTGCATTAGTTTTATCCGGAATCTTTGGAATAATAGGAGTATGGAGTTCATTTTTTGCAGCGGAAATGTTTACTGCAATATTATGCTTAATACTGATGAGAAAAACTTTTTAA